A genomic segment from Sander vitreus isolate 19-12246 chromosome 3, sanVit1, whole genome shotgun sequence encodes:
- the LOC144515919 gene encoding galectin-4-like, with protein MSFVAPPGYQPIYGPRIPYLGPINGGLREGVSIYIQGSIPENITRFLINLLCGESESSDIALHFNPRFDGRDKVVFNSCQEGSWGSENKIRDMPFRKGQVFEMVILVNSQGYQIKVNGNDFYTFEHRLPLNRVCALQIAGDVSIQTINIIGGARGGMDRYPGGMGVSKTGGYPGGMGGGMGGGMGGEMGGGMEGGYPGGMGGGMGGGSCLPGMGGQPVYNPPVPYSNMIPGGMYPKRTIIIRGMVPYGAERIGINFKVSRSRDIAFHMNPRVRDGIVVRNSMIGGNWGQEDREASLNPFMEGQYFDMSIRCGNQRFKVFVNGQHLFDFVHRLQSFNEIDMLEIEGDVQISYIHF; from the exons ATGTCGTTTGTTGCTCCTCCTGGCTATCAGCCAATCTACGGCCCT AGAATTCCCTATCTGGGGCCAATTAATGGAGGCCTGAGGGAAGGGGTGTCCATTTATATCCAGGGGTCCATTCCTGAGAACATTACCAG GTTCTTAATCAACCTGCTCTGCGGAGAGTCTGAGTCCAGTGACATCGCCCTCCACTTTAACCCTCGATTTGACGGCCGGGACAAGGTGGTCTTTAACTCTTGTCAGGAGGGATCCTGGGGTTCTGAGAACAAGATCCGTGATATGCCCTTCAGGAAAGGCCAGGTCTTTGAAATGGTCATCCTGGTCAATTCTCAGGGCTACCAG ATTAAAGTCAATGGGAATGACTTCTACACCTTCGAACATCGTCTCCCTTTGAACAGGGTTTGCGCATTGCAGATCGCAGGAGATGTTTCCATCCAGACAATTAACATCATAGGG GGTGCTCGAGGTGGCATGGATAGGTATCCTGGAGGAATGGGAGTGAGTAAAACA GGAGGATACCCAGGTGGCAtgggaggaggaatgggaggaggaatgggaggagAAATGGGAGGAGGAATGGAA GGTGGATATCCAGGAGGAATGGGAGGTGGTATGGGG GGAGGATCATGCCTGCCG GGCATGGGCGGGCAGCCGGTCTACAATCCT CCTGTGCCCTACTCCAACATGATCCCAGGAGGGATGTACCCTAAGCGGACCATCATCATCAGAGGCATGGTGCCCTATGGAGCagaaag AATCGGCATCAACTTTAAGGTGAGCAGATCTCGGGACATTGCCTTCCATATGAACCCCAGGGTGAGGGACGGCATCGTGGTGAGGAACAGCATGATTGGAGGTAACTGGGGCCAGGAGGACAGAGAGGCCAGCTTGAACCCCTTCATGGAGGGACAGTACTTTGAT ATGTCGATTCGCTGCGGGAACCAGAGGTTCAAGGTGTTTGTGAATGGGCAGCACTTGTTCGACTTTGTCCACCGCCTGCAGTCCTTTAATGAGATTGACATGCTGGAGATAGAAGGCGACGTGCAGATCTCCTACATCCACTTCTGA